The following are from one region of the Thermoplasmata archaeon genome:
- a CDS encoding Trm112 family protein → MKRDLMEILCCPVCKGDLELKVDLEKDEILEGSLFCKACNHRYEIK, encoded by the coding sequence ATGAAGCGGGACCTCATGGAGATCCTCTGCTGCCCCGTGTGCAAGGGCGACCTCGAGCTCAAGGTGGACCTCGAAAAAGACGAGATCCTCGAGGGCTCCCTATTCTGCAAGGCGTGCAATCACCGCTACGAGATCAAGG